The Paenibacillus sp. FSL W8-0426 region TAAACAAATGAACCGCAATGAGTATGATGCTGAGGATGAAATAAAAAAATTAGGATTGATCGCATCAAGCAAAGTAGTCACACTCTTTGAGGTGTTTTCCGGATATATTCCATCAGTCGATGGCGTAATTATTCAAAGCGAGAGTTATACTCGATGGATGTTTCTAAGTATTCTAATAGATATTAAACATGCTGACGAGGAGACCATCAATCGATTAAAGCAAATTCTTATACGAAAATATGAAATCGATAATGAGGTACAAGAATGTATTAATATTGCAAGAACTCTTCATGCTCTTGATTCATTACGTTTTCCAGAAGAAGTGTATGATGAAAATAGACTTAGGTTATTAAACTTTGAAGAATACAAGAACAAGTAATATATCTAAGGGGTTTGTCACTTCCGATAACTTTATATCCATGCATCAACCCAAAATCGGTGAACGTCGTGAATACAGGAATGTTAAGCGAAATATCATTAAGATTATTAAGAATATAAGATTTCAATCAGAAAAGAAGGGGAAGATACATGGCTAAATTGATTTTGTTAAGTGACCTGAAAGAAAATGATAGATTGTTGAATAAATTAGAAGACATCTTTGGAGGGATAAAACCTTCTATTGCTTATATACCTTCGTGTTCTGATCCGGACAGAACATATTTCAAAGCGACAACGGAGTTTTATAACAAGATTGGAATTGAAGATATCGAATATAAGGATCTCGATGAAGAGTATGACGAGATAGTTATTTCCACTATTTTTGAGCACAATGCGATTCATTTATCTGGAGGGAATACATTTTATTTTTTGCACTTGTTACGTAAACGGGGCTTTATAGATTCGTTGCGCACATATGTCAGCAATGGTGGAATTTTAATTGGGGTTAGTGCCGGAAGTTTATTAATGACGAAAACAATCGAATTAGCCGGCTATGGCGAAGATGGAGACTTAAATGGAGTTGGGTTAAAAGATATGAAAGCATTAGGTTTAGTAGAATTTGAATTTTTACCTCACTGGGATGGCTCAGAAAAAACAGAACAATCAATAAGTCGTTATGCAAAGGCAAAAGATATAACAGTTTATTTATGTAGGGATGGAGATGCAGTAGTAGTAAATAACACAAAAATTGAATTCATTGGGGATATAAGAGTAATTAACTAGAAGACTTCGTACAGCATATTCGACGGTGACAGATACTTCGCTTAACCTAATATTCACGCTGCGGCCATACGCCCTGGGTCGGGCATTCGCCGGACACTCCGCATACGCTGAGTCGTGAATACAGGAACGTTAGCCGAAAGAAGTTCTTAGTTTAGGAGGAGTCTATATGATATTAGAAAAAGTTATAAATAGAATTGTAATACAAAGTGAATATAAGGATTTGGTTGATAAGTATATAGATCAGATCCTTACCGAATTTAAAGGTAAGATTCATAGCATATATATGTGTGGCTCGATTCCAAAAGGAACTGCTAAACCTTTTAAGTCAGATGCAGACTTTACTATTGTCTGTGTAATCCCAAAGATATTGATTACGAAAGATTGACAAATATTAAAGACAGGCTTTTGAAAGAATATCCAATAGTCACTAAGATTGATACGATCATTTGCTCGATTGACGATGTATTAAGTAAACCGAATGAGTGGGGTTTTTGGGTTAAGATTATTTGTGTTTGCATGTATGGTGATGACATTGGTGAAAAAGTACCACCGATCATTATTTCTCCAGAGTTCATTCTAGACTTAAATACAGAGACCACGGAAGAAGTAGGTCGTGTACGTCGTTCACTTTCTACTGCTAGTGATCACACGATGAAAACTAGATATATTAAAGGGTATTCGAAAAGATTAATTCGTGCATTATACTCTTTGGTTTTAGTAGATACAGGTGTATGGCAAGATGACATTATTGAGATGAAGAATGCCATATTAAACTATTGTGAGATTGACTCCGCTTTAGTTGATTATTTGTATGCTTGTTACTTGGATAGTAATGTACTTGTTGAAGAGTTTCTGGGAATTGCAGATGAAATATATAGCTATTTTGAGAACGCGTTAAATGCCATGGCTGCTTCCGGAACTTCCCTCGACTAACACCATATTGACGCTCCGGGTCACTCTGAGAAGCGAGTGACCACATCCAGCCCCCTAAGCCCGTCGGGACGTCACTGCATAGGTGTTCGGCAAGCCTCACAACTATAAGTATGCCCATTAATTAGCAATCCCGAATTTGTAGTCGAATATGCCAATCTAAAGAAAGAGCTGGTTATTAAATATAGAGAAATTCGCCAGTCTTATACGAATGGGAGGACCGAATTTGTAAATTAAGTACTTAATGAATGTGGAAAGACTTTATAGGTAGTTCAAGGGGATGGATGCATCATATAACAACATATTCACGCTGCGAGGCTGACTCCCCTTGGTCTGCCAAAGGTATTTCGAGGAAGTCGTAACAGGCAGACACTCCTACGAGGCTAAGTCTTCAACCCAGTTACTGATGGTCCTTTAAAGCCTCTCGGGTTCGTGAATACTACAACGTTATGCGCCATTACCGGTAAATATAAAAGAAAATATTTAAGGGGATAATTTATGAAAGGAAAGATACTCTTATTATTTTTTATGACGATCGTGTTTTCATCTTGTCAAAATAGTAGTCAATCGACTACCTTAAACAGCGAAACTAAATCAATAATGAATTCTAAACTGCCTCCTGATGCAGTGAGTACAGGTAATGGAACAGAATCGAAAGAAATAACTGAAGGTCAATCGGATCCTTCTAATAATGAAGTGTTATCCATGAGCATTGGGACCTACGATTTGAGTGGGGAATTTTATGATGAAATGCTTCGAAATCCTATAGATCATGATTATGAAGTGGAATTAAATGAATTTCAAAATTCCAAAGAGATTATTACAACATTGGAATGGGGGGCGTTGGAAAGCAAATATACAGAGATCTGGGATAAAGAGTTGAATCAAATATATAAAAAGCTTCTTTCTAAGTTGGATAGAGAACCAAGAGAAGCATTAATTGAATCGCAGAAAGAATGGTTAAAGTATCACTTAAGGGAAACAAAATTTGTAGAGAAGACATTTATTGATAATGGTTACCTTGGATCACAAGGATCAGTAAGCTTAGGCACGGTTATACGGGAGAGAATTAGGGAAAGAACAATGCAATTATTTGAATATCGATATTTGCTAGATGGTGAAGTTGAGTTTGTATACCGAAGTAAAAAATAGATTTGGAATCTTGATCAAAGGTTTTTAAGTGATGCTTCGAAGACAAACGGCGCATGACACCATATTCACGCTTCGGGCCATTCGGCCCTCGGTCCGGCCGATGAATTTCGGGGAAGTAGAGGTAGCCAAATACATTAGATTTCGTATGGCTTGGATGAGTTCATATAATTTAATTAGAGCATGGATGTGGAAATCGTGAGAACATTATTGAAGACAATTTACTTGTTATTTGCTGTGGGTGTCGGCATCGGATGCTGTTACTCATACATATTTTTTATCTTTAATATTGGTAATGGAGGATTTAGCGCTGATAACAAGCCTGCCGCTTTTGGAGTTGCTGCTCTGGCGCTAATGGGAACCATAGTTTTTTTACTGCTTGGCAGGCTCATTTACCATTCTGACGCCTATATTGTCCCAAGTATTGCGATCATTTTTGGTGCTGCGTTTCTGACAATGCCAGCTGTTGAAGTCGGTAATAGTGTGATTGGTATTTATCAAACACACCGAGCAAAGCCGTATGTGGAAAGTTATATGAATGAACTAAAAACAAGTTTTGTTGAGAAAATAGCTCCATTGGAATTTGATGATCAAGAAAGCAAAACCGAAACTCTACGTTACTGGAGCAATAATGGGCATGATATTTGGATTAAATTAAGAAAGGATAATGAAACACTGACAACAGAGGATTTAAATAACGTAATCAATGCCTTGCCTTCAGCTAAGTATGAAGTAAGAGTATTCATATATTATAAAAGTTTTGAAGAATATCCGAACGATCAGTATTCTATTGATTTTACGATTCGAAATAACCCAAATGTTCAACCGTCTTGTAGATCAGATGACTTTGAGAGTAATCTATGTAATTTTATAGAGGCCAATAAATAATATTGAAGAAATTACGTATTTACCCGATTCGAATTGATTGATAAAGGGATGGCAGGAACAACATAATAAACTTTGGAACCTACTCTTCAAAAGGGCATGCGAAAACCGTACAAGATGAGGTTACCCGATTACTGGCAAAGTGTTATACGAAATTTTGGGTAATCGTAATTATCGGAGAAGAATTTGAAGGCTGGAAAACCGAGTATATAGGATATAGGAGAGCACTAACACCGAAATGGAGTGATGAGATCATTACTCCAAAATTAGTAGGCGAAATCATGGATTGGTGCCTCTTGAAAGATAAAGAGTTGACCATTGTTAATTGGAAAGGAGAAATCATCGAGTAGAACTAGTTTCTATGTATATCTAGAAGCTAGAAATATCAGCTATATAAACCGCAAAAAACAAACAAACGTTAACGGAGAGGCAGAACCAATCTGGAGAAGCAAAGCGTTCGCATTTATCACCGGATTTTCCCCTTAGAAAAGGGGAATCCCAAAAATCTGGGGATAACAGCGATCGGAAGATGGTACTGCACTCGCAGTGCCCTAGTGAAAATGATTAGTGCGGTTTATATAACAATATTTTTTCGTGACGGAGTGACAAGAGTTAACAGATCTATCGGGGAAGTGGAGCACGTACAGAGAAAGCATGTATGAAATACATATAAACTCATATGAAAGCGTATACGAGATCGCAGTCATATCTGGACCGATTGGAGGATCATTAAGCCTGAAGAACATGAAATGGGTTAAATGTAGCGTTATTTTGAATAAAAAGGAGTGTAGCTCATGCAAATCAGTCGAAGGTATCACACTGTAAACAAAGTCATCGCTAGTGTACTGTCATTCATATTTATCATTATGGCAATAGCGGTACCTGCCTACGCCGAAGAAGAACAGGTTGAGACTACACCATCCAGGATTCCTTTATCCGAGTTAGAGGAAACGATTGATGCTTATGTTGCCTCGTATGAGAAGTATACGGCTGCCGTTTCCGTTGTGGCGATCAAAGATGGTGAAACCATTGTGAATAAGGCGTATGGCTTTGCGGATATTGAGAATCAGCGAAAGGCAGACACGTCCACTGTTTTTGAATGGGCTTCGATCTCTAAACTGTTGGTCTATACAAGTGTGATGCAGCTTGTCGAACAAGGAAAGCTTGATTTGGAGACGGATATCAGAGAATATCTGCCAGAGGGATTTTTCCAAAAGCTCAAATACGATGAACCGGTTACCCTAATGAACCTGATGCATCACAATGCGGGTTGGGAAGATCAAACAGCGACCGAAGTGTATTATTACGCCGAGAATGAAACGTATGATTTAGGAGAGACGTTGCGTAAAAATGAGCCGAAACAGATCTACAAACCGAATAGCGTCGTTGGTTATTCAAACTATGGCGTTGGACTAGCCGGTTACATCGTGGAATTGGTAAGTGGCCAACCTTTCTATGAATATGTTAATCAACATATTTTTGAACCGCTTCATATGAACGACACTACGATTCATCCAACAGGGCAAAATCGTCCAGACCTCGTGCAAAGAAGGAATGAGATTGAAGGGTATACGAAAGAGTTGAAACGGATCCCTGAGAACAGAGTATATGTAACCTTTTATCCTACTGGGGCAGCCATGGGGACAGCAGAAGATTTAGGGAAATTCCTTGCAGCGCTGATGCCTGTTGATGATAGCCATGTATTATTTGCAAAGAGGGATACGTTAGATGAAATGTTGTCAACAAGTCTATATTATGACGGGACTTCGATTCCGCGATTTGCGCATGGGTTCGTTGAGATGGAATACGGGGTACCTACACTGTTGCACGAGGGGAATTTAAAAGGATTTTCAAGCAAAGTTGTCTTTGATCCCAAATCCAAATTTGGAATGGTGGTCATGACAAACATTGCGTTTGAGGAAATTTATTATTATGGGCTTATTAGCAAAATTTTCGGTAACAGTACATACGTTAATTCGGTTACTTCTGAGAAAGGAGGATATTTCCAATCTGCACGACGACCCGCCTCTAGATTTACTGATTTATTTAGGCAGCTGGATATAACCAAATTTTCAAAAGCGGAGTTAAGTAGTCTTTATAATGTGGTCGAGCATAATGGCGTTGTTGAGAAAATTTCCTACACTCCTTACATGGATTACTTGCCTGTATCGAGTTTAACGGTAAACTTGATTACAATATCATTTATTCCTGTTGCGCTAGCTATCATTTTCAGCTTGGGTGTTTTGATCGGCTACATCATCCGGATGCTTCTTTACAAATTTAAAAAACGAGGAAATCCTCCAACCCATTTTGATACATATTATTTTGCCATTCATTTCGCAGGTGTGTTGCTGCTTCTGAATCTTTTTATCATCTTTACCAGACTTCCAAGTTATCCCGCTTATTCTTCGTTACGCATTCATTTAGGGTTTAACCTACTATATGTAGTTCTGGCCGTGGCGTATCTTGGCTTGCTTATTTATAAACTGCGGAAGAGCAGTTACGGCAAAAAGCAAAAGGTGATGTACATCATGTCTGGCATCTCGGCTTTTATATTGGCTGTTTTTATCGTCGGATGGAATTTGTATGTTTAGAAAAGTAGGAATTGATAAATGGATGACTTAAGCATATGGAGAGATGCCATGGTTAGACTTCGTAATGCCGATCTCAGGATGCAGGATGTCAAAGGTAAGTTATTCATAGATCAAGGATAAGGTGGTCAAAGAATGGAAGCTAAAATGTTGTTTGACGTTGGTTTAGTCTTTGAAACACCTGAATTCGGAACCGTCGTTATGGGTGCCAATGCAGAGTTAGATGGACTACTTCCTTCAACAATCAAAGAGATAATTGGTGCACAGATAATCATTAAAAAAACGGATGGGGAAGAACAAATATTTGAAGTTGATTCTACTCAAATTAATCATTCTATAGCCGACAAGAAGAATATCGGTATATGTTTGGGGAAAGAGATATCCCCTGACGAAATATCTGCTGGTTTAATCGTCTACTGTTATTCATCAGGACAAATTGATCAGTGGTGCAGGCTTGAGTAGATGCTATGGAGTAGAGGTTTGTCATTGAACTTGCTATGCTTATCCTCTACTTTTACAACATCATAAATGTTCCGAAAGCATCGGAAGGTTATCTGATTCCCTATTTGGGATGAAGAGAGCCTTCCTTTTTTATTTTTCAGAATTTCGGAGAAAACATAGCTATGCAAATAAGGTTGCGTCTGCGTTGCAGTGATCTGGATATTGAAAGGAAAACAATCATCGTGAGACAGGGGAAGGGGCACAAGGATCAGAGGACGCTTCTTTCAAATCTTGCCTGGGATATCGTGCAGAAATACATAGCTGAATATAGACCTAATCGTTGGCTGTTTCCGGGGCAATCTTCTGATCGACATCTTACCGAGCGGAGCGTGCAGAAGGTTTTTGAAGAAGCAAGACGACGTGCAGGTATTGAGAAAAAGGAAGTATTCATGCACTGAGGCATTCCTTTGCCACTCATTTGTTGGAAAACGGGACAGACCTGCGCTACATTCAGGAGCTGCTTGGTCATACGAGCGCACGTACAACTCAGCGATATACGCATGTTAGTTCGAAGAATATCCAGCGTATTCAAAGCCCGCTGGATCGGATGGATTTTGGGGATTGAGGGCTACTCGAAGTCTCCCTTATTCTCCAAACTTTTCTACGCAAATGTAACATTTTGGGTTATCATATACGTAGTTCGGATAACGTACAGGATGTGTGGTATTTACGAAGTACATAAATTAGATGTTATCTGAAAGATGGACACCAACAAAATACAATTATTAGAATTTAATAATTTAATAAAAATCAAAACAATAGGAGTGAGTAAAATGAATGACGATTTTTTGAAATTATTAAAAGAATCAATGGTGTTAATTGAAAATTATTGTGAAGGTCAAGAAAATCAAAAATTATTTCAACTTAGATTCTTTGATTGTATTCATTCAAAAATAATACCAAAGTATTTTAAACCTGAAGAAAACAATCACCTAACTATTTTGTTCTATAAACAATTACTAAATGAGATCAAGAAATACGATAATAATTTCTATAACGAAATTCACAAGGGTGTCCCGTATTTTTTCATTGGATGGTATTCATTTCTATTGAAACAATACGATCAATCAATTTTTTATTTAGATGCATCGTTGGCAGAAGATAAAAAAACACACAAAAAAAACGATGTTTGGTTACATTCAGGGGCAGCCAATTTTTTTAAACTAAAAGCTAACTATAGTGGGGCATATAATATATTTAACGATCGAAAGTTGCCTGATTTAATTTTTAATCTAATAAATAAATATAATGAACTTTGTGAGGAGATAGATACGAAAATTACTATACAAGAATTTACTAATAAATTCGTTGAAAAATTAATAATTGAAGATAATACAGCAATTATCACTACTTTGTATTCTTTTATATTGGAGTTCGAAGATATTCAAGAAATGATTAAACTGCGTAGTATCAACGGTGGAACAATTGAACCAATGATAATTCATTTATTCAAAGGAGCTGTAATATTTGAAACTCTTATTAAAAGAACAAATAAAAGGCCAGATGGAAAAGATTTCATGGTGTTGAATGGTCTCTTTACACATGAAACCAGTCCGTTTGTAAGTAAATACCCTGAGTTTACTATCAATGGAGGACACATTGAACAACTTAATGAAATTTTAATTCCCCTCATAAATGATGAATATAGTAACTTTGTTTCTGCAGCATTTAATACAGTCTACAAAATTAGAAACTCAACTGCTCATAATCTATCATGGGATGATGTTTTTATTGATGATAACTATGAAAAAATGTTTCTTCAAATAATAAATTCTATATTTATAGTGATACAGAGAGAATACATAAAGACACCATAATTACAGCATTCATGGGTTATTACACAGAAGATAGAGAGATTTCGGGAGGCAGCCGGACACACCTGGCATTCGCCAGGCGTTCGTGAATACGGGAACGTTATGAGACATCATTGTGATATAAATAGAGTAAAACGGATCAAGGAGGGAGAGACAGAAACCATGGATGACTTTACGAAGAAGCGGATTATGAAGATCATGGACAAATACACTAAAAATGCAGTACCAGAACATATGAAAAGCCAAATAAGAATCAGTTATAAGATCAGAGGAAATCATGTAACATTGATTGAAGAAAGACAAGGATTCAAAAGTGATCAATGGGTGCAGATGCCAGTAGCTCAGTTTAGATTAGGTGAGAATGAATGGAAAATATATTGGCAAGACAGTAAAGGGAAATGGCATTTCATAGATGATATCGAACCGAATGAAGATTTTGAAACACAGTTAAAGATAGTGGATGAAGGACACAACGGAATGTTTTGGGGATAGTTCGCAGAGGTCAATGACATCTCATAACATAATATTCAAGCAGCGGCTCCTATGGAGCCTTGGTCTGCGGATGGATTTCGAGGAAGCAGTTCGGCAGACAACCCCTTTGGGATTCGTGAATACAGGAACGTTATCGGAAATCAGCCCAAAGAATTAAATGGCTTTAAGAACTATGTTTTTCTAAGCCATAACGGCACAAAGTAGGTTTTATTAATGGTTCTTAATTATATAGTTTGGTTTATTATTATTTTTTAGAAGACTTACAATAGGGAGAACCACATTGAAGAAAATACTAAGTAAAACAGGCACATTAACAGTATGTGTCATCCTACTTATCGCAATCATTACCACTATAGCGTGTTGGGATGAACTTGGGAGTTTGGTAAGGACAGGGAATTATGATAGTACGGATAATATGGTAGAAACCATAATGGCCAAATCAGCGACTCCAGGGGTGGCTATGGTAGTATCAGAGCGGGGCAAGACAGAATATAAGAATTACGGATATGCAGATGTTAATAATCAAAAGAGGGTAACTGAAGAGTCATTATTTGAGTTGGGATCGACTACAAAGGCATTTACGGCTTTGGCCGTTATTTTATTAGAAAATGAGGGCTACTTATCTCTTTCAGATTCTATTACAGATTATATTCCATCGTTTGAGCCAACCATTATGGGTGAGAAAGTTAATATTACGATTCATCAGTTGTTAGCTCATACAAGTGGAATTCCACCGTGGAGTATTCGGTTAATTCCTGAAGGTACCACGGAGGATATGCTTGAAAAAACGATACATAATGTGTCAGACATTGCATTAGATACGTATCCTGGGACAGCTTGTAATTATGCTACAGTTAATTATGATATTTTAGCGATGATTATTGAAAAAGTTACAGGCAAACGTTATCAGGATTACATGACTGAAAACATACTGGTTCCTTTAGGAATGACTGATAGTTATTTTTCAACAGGTCAGGAAAAGGAAACTGATAAACTTACCAAAGGATATCGTGTTTTTTTGGAAAAAGCTTAGAATATGATGCCCCTAGATATTGGGGCTTACTTCTATCAATTGTATTTTATCGATAATAATTAATATTAAAAAATGGGAATTATTAGAAGTGGTTTATAAAAAAACTAGAGGTGAAATGTGAAAAATCACATACAATTGTTTGTCTGATCTTGACTTCTCAAATCTTTAAAGAAGAGAAAGGTATATTTCGAAGAAGGCGCTGACATCCGATAACACAGCATTCCTACTGCGGGCATTCGCCCTTGATCGCTAAGAAGGATTTCTAAGGAGTTTATCCAAGCGATACATTCAACCAGCTAAGTCTGACGACACATTTCCTACGGTCACTTAAGCTGTTTGAACGTCAGGAATGCCAAACGTTATGAGAAATCATCAAGAAAGGGGGATAAAGATGAAGTACGTTAGATATCCGACTGAAGAAGAATGGCATGAAATTTTGAATCAAAGTCCATTTATAGGATTCCAATTTTCATCTACTGATTTTGTTGATAACGCTTCAGATGCAACGGTCTTTTTTGATGGACCAATAATCAATTCATATGGATCATTGCTAGTGCATAGATTTAAGGCACTGCTTGAAAGCTATATCATGTTAAGTTTCTATTATCAATTAGGAATACCGGATAACGTAGAAGATAAAAATAATAGTGAAATATTTGAAAAGTTTGAACCCCATCATTTTGGAAATAAAGAAAAGTTCGATTACTACTCAGATGTTTTTTATCTTAAAGCATTTTCATGTTTAGAAGCTATAGGACACATACTTAAGGAACGATACAACCTAAAAGTAAAAAAAGTAGAGTTCAAAAATATAGTTAGAAAGATGAAAAATGAAAATCCTGATTTATTTAAAAATTTAGCGAAATAACAGAGAATGATGAGTTTATTAAAGCGAATACTTATAGAAATCAGATAACCCATAATCATTCTCCTAATTTACCTGGCATACATCGACTTAAAGATATTAACGGAGCAGTAATAGAGGTAGAGACAGAATACTACAATTCGAAGAAGGTACACCACAACATCTTATCAATGTCAGAACTTCTTAAGAAGACAATAGAAGTGATTTGTGAGTAAGGCGCTGAAGCTGATGACATCTCATAACATAATATTCACGCTGCGGACATTCGTCCTTGGTCCGGCATTCGCCGGACACTCAACATGCGTCGAGTCGTGAATACAGGAACGTTATAGTAAATCAACTCAGAGTTTAAATATAGTTTACAGAAAAATTTATTTAGAATGAGGTTATTATTATGACTAATAAACAGTATCCTAATTTTATTGATCGTGAAAATATTTTTTCAGATAAAGAAAAGATAGCAAAGGTAGAAACTTTTCTATCTTTTGAAAAAAATAAAAGTGAAAAAATAGCTGAAAATGAACTCTTTATAAGAAAGGTTTTAAAACTTCCCCTAAAGAAAGCTACTGGCTCAAAAAAAATTTGTTTTTGTTTAATGAATCCCAGCAAGGCTGATAAGCAGAACTCAGACGATACCGTAAATATTGTGCTAAAGTTCGTTGAAAAATTAATGAATGAAGTAAATAGCCAATTTAAAAATATTGGAGAAGTTGTTGTTGTGAATCTCTTCCCAACTTACGAGACGAGAT contains the following coding sequences:
- a CDS encoding Type 1 glutamine amidotransferase-like domain-containing protein translates to MAKLILLSDLKENDRLLNKLEDIFGGIKPSIAYIPSCSDPDRTYFKATTEFYNKIGIEDIEYKDLDEEYDEIVISTIFEHNAIHLSGGNTFYFLHLLRKRGFIDSLRTYVSNGGILIGVSAGSLLMTKTIELAGYGEDGDLNGVGLKDMKALGLVEFEFLPHWDGSEKTEQSISRYAKAKDITVYLCRDGDAVVVNNTKIEFIGDIRVIN
- a CDS encoding lysozyme inhibitor LprI family protein, with the protein product MKGKILLLFFMTIVFSSCQNSSQSTTLNSETKSIMNSKLPPDAVSTGNGTESKEITEGQSDPSNNEVLSMSIGTYDLSGEFYDEMLRNPIDHDYEVELNEFQNSKEIITTLEWGALESKYTEIWDKELNQIYKKLLSKLDREPREALIESQKEWLKYHLRETKFVEKTFIDNGYLGSQGSVSLGTVIRERIRERTMQLFEYRYLLDGEVEFVYRSKK
- a CDS encoding serine hydrolase domain-containing protein is translated as MQISRRYHTVNKVIASVLSFIFIIMAIAVPAYAEEEQVETTPSRIPLSELEETIDAYVASYEKYTAAVSVVAIKDGETIVNKAYGFADIENQRKADTSTVFEWASISKLLVYTSVMQLVEQGKLDLETDIREYLPEGFFQKLKYDEPVTLMNLMHHNAGWEDQTATEVYYYAENETYDLGETLRKNEPKQIYKPNSVVGYSNYGVGLAGYIVELVSGQPFYEYVNQHIFEPLHMNDTTIHPTGQNRPDLVQRRNEIEGYTKELKRIPENRVYVTFYPTGAAMGTAEDLGKFLAALMPVDDSHVLFAKRDTLDEMLSTSLYYDGTSIPRFAHGFVEMEYGVPTLLHEGNLKGFSSKVVFDPKSKFGMVVMTNIAFEEIYYYGLISKIFGNSTYVNSVTSEKGGYFQSARRPASRFTDLFRQLDITKFSKAELSSLYNVVEHNGVVEKISYTPYMDYLPVSSLTVNLITISFIPVALAIIFSLGVLIGYIIRMLLYKFKKRGNPPTHFDTYYFAIHFAGVLLLLNLFIIFTRLPSYPAYSSLRIHLGFNLLYVVLAVAYLGLLIYKLRKSSYGKKQKVMYIMSGISAFILAVFIVGWNLYV
- a CDS encoding tyrosine-type recombinase/integrase — translated: MQIRLRLRCSDLDIERKTIIVRQGKGHKDQRTLLSNLAWDIVQKYIAEYRPNRWLFPGQSSDRHLTERSVQKVFEEARRRAGIEKKEVFMH
- a CDS encoding tyrosine-type recombinase/integrase; translated protein: MENGTDLRYIQELLGHTSARTTQRYTHVSSKNIQRIQSPLDRMDFGD
- a CDS encoding DUF3024 domain-containing protein — protein: MDDFTKKRIMKIMDKYTKNAVPEHMKSQIRISYKIRGNHVTLIEERQGFKSDQWVQMPVAQFRLGENEWKIYWQDSKGKWHFIDDIEPNEDFETQLKIVDEGHNGMFWG
- a CDS encoding serine hydrolase domain-containing protein; the protein is MKKILSKTGTLTVCVILLIAIITTIACWDELGSLVRTGNYDSTDNMVETIMAKSATPGVAMVVSERGKTEYKNYGYADVNNQKRVTEESLFELGSTTKAFTALAVILLENEGYLSLSDSITDYIPSFEPTIMGEKVNITIHQLLAHTSGIPPWSIRLIPEGTTEDMLEKTIHNVSDIALDTYPGTACNYATVNYDILAMIIEKVTGKRYQDYMTENILVPLGMTDSYFSTGQEKETDKLTKGYRVFLEKA
- a CDS encoding Cthe_2314 family HEPN domain-containing protein, whose amino-acid sequence is MKYVRYPTEEEWHEILNQSPFIGFQFSSTDFVDNASDATVFFDGPIINSYGSLLVHRFKALLESYIMLSFYYQLGIPDNVEDKNNSEIFEKFEPHHFGNKEKFDYYSDVFYLKAFSCLEAIGHILKERYNLKVKKVEFKNIVRKMKNENPDLFKNLAK